A genomic region of Noviherbaspirillum sp. L7-7A contains the following coding sequences:
- a CDS encoding excalibur calcium-binding domain-containing protein translates to MALVAFTFISDVWAHSGGLDKDGCHTKRSTGDYHCHGGRNGSMLSRSPYAAANEQTSSGNGLAAFSSSRSVFANCAEARAAGAAPVRRGDPGYGPHLDRDNDGVGCESYRRRY, encoded by the coding sequence ATGGCCCTTGTTGCGTTTACGTTCATTAGTGACGTATGGGCACATAGTGGCGGCCTGGACAAAGACGGGTGTCATACTAAACGTAGTACCGGGGACTACCATTGCCATGGTGGTAGAAATGGCTCAATGCTTTCACGCAGCCCTTATGCCGCAGCTAATGAGCAAACATCTTCAGGGAATGGGCTAGCTGCGTTTTCTTCGAGCAGAAGTGTATTTGCTAACTGCGCAGAGGCGCGGGCGGCGGGGGCAGCGCCGGTTCGCCGAGGAGACCCTGGATATGGTCCGCACTTGGACCGTGACAATGACGGTGTTGGGTGCGAATCATACCGTCGGCGATATTAA